One Triticum dicoccoides isolate Atlit2015 ecotype Zavitan chromosome 4B, WEW_v2.0, whole genome shotgun sequence genomic window carries:
- the LOC119294452 gene encoding glycine-rich cell wall structural protein 1.8-like, with amino-acid sequence MGSRYEVEITVGSARDLKNVNWRNGDLKPYAVLWVDAGARCSTRVDLDNGDNPAWDEKVVVPLPPASRLEDAVLYIDVVHANAAEGVKPLVGSARLPLRDVVDDAGVGGKASRNLRLKRPSGRPQGKLDVRVAVKEPVRYYDSNVPGGYPAPAGYGSSRDAYGGGYGAGAGAYGAAAGAGGYGAYAVAAPPSGYPGYGSTAPPPQAAGPYGSAPPPYGAAPPTQGAGAYGSSAPAYGAAPPTQGAGGYGSSASAYGAGQAAGYGGTTGVAVDQSGGKTKKKGMGMAGGLAVGAAAGVLGGLALAGGASYVEHKIEDHVTERVEEDMYRGGGGGYDDYGGDDDY; translated from the coding sequence GTACGAGGTGGAGATCACCGTCGGCTCCGCCCGCGACCTCAAGAACGTCAACTGGCGCAACGGCGACCTCAAGCCCTACGCCGTGCTCTGGGTCGACGCCGGCGCGCGCTGCTCCACCCGCGTCGACCTCGACAACGGCGACAACCCGGCCTGGGACGAGAAGGTCGTCGTCCCGCTGCCCCCCGCCAGCCGCCTGGAGGACGCGGTCCTCTACATCGACGTCGTCCACGCCAACGCCGCCGAGGGCGTCAAGCCGCTCGTCGGCTCGGCCCGCCTCCCGCTCCGCGACGTCGTCGACGACGCCGGCGTCGGGGGCAAGGCGTCCAGGAACCTGAGGCTGAAGCGCCCCTCCGGGAGGCCCCAGGGGAAGCTTGACGTCCGCGTCGCCGTCAAGGAGCCGGTCAGGTACTACGACTCCAACGTCCCTGGCGGTTACCCGGCGCCCGCGGGGTACGGCTCCTCCCGCGATGCCTACGGTGGTGGGTATGGTGCCGGAGCCGGCGCGTACGGCGCCGCTGCGGGCGCTGGAGGCTACGGCGCGTACGCGGTCGCGGCGCCTCCGTCGGGGTACCCGGGCTACGGCTCCACCGCGCCGCCTCCCCAGGCCGCAGGACCGTACGGCTCCGCTCCACCTCCCTACGGCGCCGCGCCCCCTACCCAGGGAGCAGGCGCCTACGGCTCCTCTGCTCCGGCATACGGCGCCGCACCACCGACCCAGGGAGCGGGCGGGTACGGCTCCTCTGCTTCTGCTTACGGCGCGGGTCAGGCGGCGGGGTACGGTGGCACGACGGGGGTGGCCGTGGACCAGAGCGgcgggaagacgaagaagaaggggaTGGGGATGGCGGGCGGGCTGGCggtgggcgcggcggcgggcgtGCTGGGCGGGCTGGCGCTGGCGGGCGGGGCGAGCTACGTGGAGCACAAGATCGAGGACCACGTGACGGAGCGCGTGGAGGAGGACATgtaccgcggcggcggcggtgggtacGACGACTACGGCGGCGACGACGACTACTAG